TCGGTATACCCTTTTCAAGGGCGCAGCATAGTGCGCCCTTTTGCATAATAAATTCAGGAGCAGGAAAATGGCACTTTGGGGCGGACGTTTTACTCAGGCAGCGGATCAGCGGTTTAAAGAACTCAATGACTCACTGCGTTTCGATTACCGGCTGGCAGAGCAGGACATCGTAGGTTCCGTGGCCTGGTCCAAAGCGCTGGTGACTGTGAACGTATTAACAGCCGATGAGCAAATCCAGCTGGAAGAAGCCCTGACCGTATTGCTGGAAGAAGTCCGTGCCAATCCCCGCGCTATTTTAGCCAGCGACGCTGAAGACATTCACAGCTGGGTCGAAGGCAAGCTTATCGACAAAGTGGGCAACCTCGGTAAAAAACTGCATACCGGCCGCAGCCGTAACGATCAGGTCGCGACCGACATCAAACTGTGGTGCAAAGCGCAAGTGGTTGAACTGGGCGAGGCATTACATCACTTGCAGCAGGCGCTGGTCGCGACGGCCGAAGCCAATCAGGATGCCGTGATGCCGGGTTACACCCACCTGCAACGCGCTCAGCCGGTGACCTTTGCGCACTGGTGCATGGCGTATGTCGAAATGCTGGCGCGTGATGAAAGCCGCCTGAAAGATACCCTGACTCGTCTGGACGTCAGCCCGCTGGGTTGTGGCGCTCTGGCCGGTACTGCCTATCCGATGGACCGCGAACAGCTGGCAGGCTGGTTAGGTTTTGCTTCAGCGACCCGTAACAGCCTCGACAGCGTGTCTGACCGCGACCACGTGCTTGAACTGCTTTCTAACGCGGCTATCAGCATGGTTCACCTTTCCCGTTTTGCCGAAGACCTGATCTTCTTCAATACCGGTGAAGCGGCGTTTATCGATTTGTCCGACCGCGTGACTTCCGGTTCTTCCCTGATGCCGCAGAAGAAAAACCCGGACGCGCTGGAGCTGATCCGTGGCAAATGTGGTCGTGTGCAGGGCGCACTGACCGGCATGATGATGACCATGAAAGGCCTGCCGCTGGCGTATAACAAAGACATGCAGGAAGACAAAGAAGGGTTGTTCGACGCGCTCGACACCTGGATGGATTGCCTGAACATGGCTTCTCTGGTGCTGGATGGAATTCAGGTGAAACGCCCGCGTGCGAAAGAGGCCGCGCAGCAAGGTTACGCCAACTCTACCGAGCTGGCCGATTATCTGGTTGCTAAAGGCGTGCCGTTCCGTGAAGCGCACCATATTGTCGGTGAAGCGGTTGTCGAAGCCATTAATCAAGGCAAAGCGCTGGAAGAATTGCCGCTGGCGGATTTGCAGAAATTTAGCTCTGTGATTGGCGATGACGTTTACGCCATTCTCGAGCTGCAATCCTGTCTCGACAAACGTGCCGCCAAAGGGGGTGTTTCTCCGCAGCAGGTCGCCCAGGCGATTGCCGATGCGAAAGCGCGTTTAGCGTAAAATAAAAAAAAGGCGGATCAGAGATCCGCCAACGTTCACGTAGTCTTACTTTGCTTCTTTTTGTTGGTAATGCAGGGATTTCTTGTCTTACTTCTTACAGCTGTTTCTTATCGAAGATTATTGTGCGACTTCACACAGGTCTTCTGTTTCTGAATGGAGGTAAACCTCCAGGTCGTCACTTCCCCCGATGTGGCGTCCACCGATAAAGACTTGCGGCACTGTCGCCCGGCCCGTCACGGCGCGCAGACTGACAGTCGTTGCATCTTTACCTAATACAATTTCTTCGTACTGAATGCCGCGTTCCTGCAACATTTGTTTGGCTTTCGCACAGAACGGACAGCCCGGTTTGGTGAACACAGACACGGATTCCTGCACTTTGAATTCAGGTGCCAGGTATTTCAGCATGGTGTCGGCATCAGACACTTCAAATGGGTCGCCCGGTTTGTTTGGCTCGACGAACATTTTCTCGACCACGCCGTTACGCACCAGCATGGAATAACGCCATGAGCGCGGGCCGAAACCTAAATCGGCTTTTTCGACCAGCATGTCCATCCCTTTGGTGAATTCACCGTTGCCGTCCGGGATGAAAGTGATGTTGGACGCGTTCTGTTCAGCTTTCCACGCGTTCATCACGAAGGTGTCATTCACGGAAACACACAGAATGCTGTCAACGCCGTGGCTTTTAAACACCGGTGCCAGTTCGTTGTAACGTGGCAGATGGCTCGAAGAACAGGTCGGGGTAAATGCGCCCGGCAGTGAAAAAACAATCACAGTTTTATTTTTAAACAGCTCATCGCTGCTGAGATCTACCCACTGGTCGCCCTGGCGGGTGTGAAAAGTAACTTGCGGTACGTGTTTCCCTTCCTGGCTTGCAAACATGAATAACCTCTTAATTAATCAATCAAATAGAAAGTATTTTCGGCATTGCCGTTTCGTTGGAAGGCATTATTAACGATAAAGGTTGATAGATATAATCGTTGATTGCTATCTTATCTATCGTTACCGGCTATCGCATTGCCTTTTAGGGACTGGAGGAAAAAATGAACATCCGTGATTTAGAGTATCTGGTGGCACTGGCAGAGTTCCGCCATTTTCGTCGCGCCGCAGACTCATGCCATGTCAGCCAGCCAACGTTAAGCGGACAGATCCGCAAACTGGAAGACGAGCTGGGTGTGATGTTGCTGGAAAGAACCAGCCGTAAGGTGCTGTTTACCCAAGCGGGTTTACTGCTGGTCGATCAGGCGCGCACAGTGCTGCGTGAAGTGAAAGTACTTAAAGAGATGGCGAGTCAGCAGGGTGAAGCGATGTCCGGGCCGATGCACATCGGACTCATCCCAACCGTCGGACCTTATCTGTTGCCGCAAATTATTCCTTCACTGCACAAGACGTTTCCTAAACTGGAAATGTATCTGCACGAAGCGCAAACTCATCAGTTGCTGGCGCAGCTCGACAGCGGAAAGCTCGATTGCGCGATTCTGGCGCTGGTGAAAGAGAGCGAAGCGTTTATTGAAGTGCCGCTGTTTGATGAGCCGATGAAACTGGCGATCTATGACGATCATCCGTGGGCATCACGCGATCGCGTGGCGATGGCCGATCTGGCCGGTGAGAAACTGCTGATGCTGGAAGACGGGCACTGTCTGCGCGATCAGGCACTCGGTTTTTGCTTCCAGGCGGGCGCAGATGAAGATACCCATTTCCGCGCAACCAGTCTGGAAACACTGCGTAATATGGTGGCGGCGGGGAGCGGGATCACATTGCTGCCATCACTGGCCGTGCCTAATGAGCGCAGCCGTGACGGAGTGACGTACCTGACCTGTGACAAACCGGAACCGCGACGCACCATCGCGCTGGTATATCGTCCCGGTTCGCCACTGCGCGGGCGTTACGAACAACTGGCCGAAGCCATTAAAGAGCACATGCAGCCTTATATGGACCGAACCGCAGTCTTAAAACAGGCGGTTTAATCCGTTCAGTGCCGCAACGCGATAGGCCTCTGCCATGGTCGGATAGTTGAAGGTGGTATTAACGAAATACTCGATAGTATTCCCTTCACCTTTCTGTTCCATGATGGCCTGGCCGATGTGAATAATCTCGGCAGCGCGTTCACCAAAGCAGTGGATCCCCAGAATTTCTTTGGTATCACGGTGGAACAGGAGCTTCAGACTGCCCACGTTCATTCCGGCAATTTGTGCGCGTGCCAGATGTTTGAACTGCGCGCGACCCACTTCGTATGGCACTTTCATCGCTGTCAGTTCCTGCTCGGTTTTACCGACGGAACTGATTTCAGGGATGGTGTAGATACCGGTCGGAATGTTTTCGATCAGGTGGACTTTGGCTTCTCCCTGAATCATTGCCTGCGCGGCAATACGGCCCTGATCATAAGCGGCGGATGCCAGACTTGGGTAACCAATCACATCGCCGACCGCATAAATATGCGACAGCGCCGTCTGGTACATGCTGTTCACTTTCAGCAGACCACGGCTGTCCGCTTCAAGACCAATATTCTCCAGACCCAGCTGATCGGTGTTACCGGTGCGTCCGTTAGCGTACAACAGCGCGTCGGCTTTCACTTTTTTACCGGATTTGAGGTGCATGATCACACCGTCTTCCACGCCTTCGATCATCTCGAATTCTTCGTTGTGGCGGATAACCACACCGTTGTTCCAGAAGTGATAAGAAAGGGCGTCTGACATTTCCTGATCGAGGAAAGACAGCAGGCGGTCACGGGTGTTGATTAAGTCCACTTTGACGTTAAGACCACGGAAGATCGACGCATATTCGCAGCCGATCACACCCGCACCGTAAATAATCACATGGCGCGGTTCATGGCTCAGTTCGAGGATCAGGTCGCTGTCATAAATGCGCGGGTGACCAAAATCGACATTAGCAGGGCGGTAAGGACGCGAACCGCAGGCAATGACGATATTGTCAGCGGTGATTTGTTCGTGTGTGTTGTCGGCATAACGGATGCTGACGGTGTTGGCATCGACAAAGCTGGCATCGCCGGAGA
The Rahnella variigena genome window above contains:
- the argH gene encoding argininosuccinate lyase, translating into MALWGGRFTQAADQRFKELNDSLRFDYRLAEQDIVGSVAWSKALVTVNVLTADEQIQLEEALTVLLEEVRANPRAILASDAEDIHSWVEGKLIDKVGNLGKKLHTGRSRNDQVATDIKLWCKAQVVELGEALHHLQQALVATAEANQDAVMPGYTHLQRAQPVTFAHWCMAYVEMLARDESRLKDTLTRLDVSPLGCGALAGTAYPMDREQLAGWLGFASATRNSLDSVSDRDHVLELLSNAAISMVHLSRFAEDLIFFNTGEAAFIDLSDRVTSGSSLMPQKKNPDALELIRGKCGRVQGALTGMMMTMKGLPLAYNKDMQEDKEGLFDALDTWMDCLNMASLVLDGIQVKRPRAKEAAQQGYANSTELADYLVAKGVPFREAHHIVGEAVVEAINQGKALEELPLADLQKFSSVIGDDVYAILELQSCLDKRAAKGGVSPQQVAQAIADAKARLA
- a CDS encoding glutathione peroxidase; this encodes MFASQEGKHVPQVTFHTRQGDQWVDLSSDELFKNKTVIVFSLPGAFTPTCSSSHLPRYNELAPVFKSHGVDSILCVSVNDTFVMNAWKAEQNASNITFIPDGNGEFTKGMDMLVEKADLGFGPRSWRYSMLVRNGVVEKMFVEPNKPGDPFEVSDADTMLKYLAPEFKVQESVSVFTKPGCPFCAKAKQMLQERGIQYEEIVLGKDATTVSLRAVTGRATVPQVFIGGRHIGGSDDLEVYLHSETEDLCEVAQ
- the oxyR gene encoding DNA-binding transcriptional regulator OxyR, whose translation is MNIRDLEYLVALAEFRHFRRAADSCHVSQPTLSGQIRKLEDELGVMLLERTSRKVLFTQAGLLLVDQARTVLREVKVLKEMASQQGEAMSGPMHIGLIPTVGPYLLPQIIPSLHKTFPKLEMYLHEAQTHQLLAQLDSGKLDCAILALVKESEAFIEVPLFDEPMKLAIYDDHPWASRDRVAMADLAGEKLLMLEDGHCLRDQALGFCFQAGADEDTHFRATSLETLRNMVAAGSGITLLPSLAVPNERSRDGVTYLTCDKPEPRRTIALVYRPGSPLRGRYEQLAEAIKEHMQPYMDRTAVLKQAV
- the sthA gene encoding Si-specific NAD(P)(+) transhydrogenase, which translates into the protein MPQHSHFDAIIIGSGPGGEGAAMGLVKQGARVAVIERYNNVGGGCTHWGTIPSKALRHAVSRIIEFNQNPLYSDNSRTMSSSFPDILRHADSVINQQTRMRQGFYERNQCQLFSGDASFVDANTVSIRYADNTHEQITADNIVIACGSRPYRPANVDFGHPRIYDSDLILELSHEPRHVIIYGAGVIGCEYASIFRGLNVKVDLINTRDRLLSFLDQEMSDALSYHFWNNGVVIRHNEEFEMIEGVEDGVIMHLKSGKKVKADALLYANGRTGNTDQLGLENIGLEADSRGLLKVNSMYQTALSHIYAVGDVIGYPSLASAAYDQGRIAAQAMIQGEAKVHLIENIPTGIYTIPEISSVGKTEQELTAMKVPYEVGRAQFKHLARAQIAGMNVGSLKLLFHRDTKEILGIHCFGERAAEIIHIGQAIMEQKGEGNTIEYFVNTTFNYPTMAEAYRVAALNGLNRLF